A region of the Candidatus Neomarinimicrobiota bacterium genome:
GATCTGTCCCGTCTGATATCTGAAATGAAAATCGACGATGTAGTCTTCGCCTACAGCGATGTTTCCCATCAATATGTGATGCACAAGGCGTCGGAAGTCCTGAAGTGCGGGTCAAATTTCAAGCTCTTGGGTGGCGAAAAGACAATGATCAAATCTAATAAACCGGTAATAGCAATCGGCGCTGTCAGAACCGGATCTGGGAAAAGTCAGACGACTCGGCGAGTGGCAGAAGTA
Encoded here:
- a CDS encoding GTPase, with the protein product MRRTRVLIMGAAGRDFHDFNVIYRDDPQSEVVAFTATQIPNIEGRLYPPALSGELYPDGIPILDEADLSRLISEMKIDDVVFAYSDVSHQYVMHKASEVLKCGSNFKLLGGEKTMIKSNKPVIAIGAVRTGSGKSQTTRRVAEV